DNA from Saliniramus fredricksonii:
GCTTGGCCGGGTTCTGCGGGACGAGCTTGGTCAGCTTGTCGACCTGCCCGTAGGGCATTTCGAGCACGCGCCCGACATCGCGCAGCACGCCACGTGCCAAAAGCGTTCCGAAGGTGATGATCTGCGCGACATTGGTCTCGCCATAGCGCTCCTGCACGTAACGGATCACGTCCTCGCGGCCCTCGACACAGAAATCGATGTCGAAATCCGGCATCGAGACGCGCTCGGGATTGAGGAAGCGCTCGAACAGCAGGCCGAAGCGCAGGGGGTCGAGATCCGTGATGGTGAGCGAATAGGCCACCAGCGAGCCCGCACCCGAACCGCGCCCGGGGCCGACCGGGATATCGTGATCCTTGGCCCATTTGATGAAGTCGGCCACGATCAGGAAGTAGCCGGGAAACTGCATGTTCTGGATGATGCCGATCTCGTAATCGAGCCGGGCACGATAATCCTCCTCGGTGAAACCCTCGGCCAGGCCATGGGCCCTGATGCGGCGGGCGAGGCCCTCCTCGGCCTGGCGGCGCAGTTCCGCATTCTCGTCCGCGCCCGGTTCACCGGGCCGCGCGAAATTCGGCAGGATCGGCTTGCGCGTGCGCACCCGCCAGGCGCAGCGCATGGCGATCTCGACGCTGTTCGTCAGCGCATCGGGCAGATCGGAAAACAGCGCCTGCATTTCGGCGCGGGTCTTGAAACCGTGTTCCGGCGTCAGCTTGCGGCGCTGATCCTGCGAGACGACCTGGCCTTCCGCCACGGCCATGAGCGCATCATGCGCCTCGTAATCGTCGGGGCCGGGGAAGAACGGCTCGTTCGTGGCGACGAGCCCCACCCCGTGCCGGTCGGCCATGGCGATCAGGGCGCCCTCGACCGCGCGCTCCTCCTCCATGCCGTGACGCTGGATCTCGACATAGAGCCGGTCACCGAAAATGGCGTGCAAGGTCGCAAAGCGCTGCTCGGCCAGCTCCGAGCGCCCGTGAAACAGCGCCCGGTCGAGCGGTCCGCGCAGGCCTCCGGTCAGCGCGATCACGCCTTCGCCATGCGCGCGCAGGGCCTCAATCGCGATACAGGGCTCGGCGCCGAGATCGACATCGAAATAACCCCGGCTGACGAGGCGCATGAGATTGACATAGCCCTCCTCGCAGGTGGCGAGCAGAACGAGATCGGCGGTGCCGGGCGCGCTGATGCGCTGCGTCGGATCGGCGGGCTCGAAGGCGGTGGTGATCTGCACGCCGGGAATCGGCTGGATGCCGGCGCCCGAGAGCTTTTCGGAGAATTCCAGCGCGCCGAAGAGGTTGTTGGTATCGGTCAGGGCGAGCGCGGGCTGACGGTCGGCCTCGGCGAGTTTCGCGAGTTTCGCGATGGGCAGCGCACCCTCCAGCAGAGAATAGGAGGAATGCACATGCAGGTGAACGAATCCCACTTCGCGCAGCACGCTCATTTCCGCTCTCCCCGATCCGCGACGCCCAGCCGTTTGTGACAAAGCGGGAAGGCGAAGTCGAGGGGGCGCGGGAGGCCCGTCCCGCTCGCCTGTGGACGAAAGCGGCCGCGATCGCGCATCAAAGAGGGGCCGCGTCGGTGTGACGCGGCCCCCAAGTTCAAGGTATCGAAGTCCAGGGTATCGAACCAGTGAGGCGTTTTCGATCAGCGGAACAGCGAGAGGATGTTCTGGCTGTTGCCATTGGCGATCGAGAGCGCCTGGATACCAAGCTGCTGTTGTGTCTGAAGGGCCTGCAGACGCGTGGATTCGGCGTTCATGTCTGCATCCACCAGCTGGCCGACGCCGCGATCGATGGAGTCCTTCAGTTCGGAGACGAAGTCCTGCTGCAGGCCAATGCGGTTCTTGATCGCGCCGAGATTGGTGGCGGCATCGGTGATGTCGGAGAGAACCGCATCGACGAGGCCCACGGCCACTTCCATATCCGCCGAGAAGTCGCCATCGGCGGCGGCCGCATTGACGTCGATATCCACCAGGCTGGTACCCGTCACCGAAGCGCCGGCGAAGGTGAAGGTCCCCGAGCGATCCTCATCGAGAATGCCGGCATTGGCGCCACCGGTATCGACAAGCTGCGTCCCCGTGATCTCGACGGTCGTCGTCTCAAGGCTCACGGCACCCGTAGCGGTGCGTGTGAACGAGCTGACGATCTCGCGATCGGCGGCAGCGCCCGCATCGGTGGAGTCGAATTGCAGCCAGTTCTCGCCGTTGAACACGGCCGAGGCGGCGATGTTCTGCAACTGGTTCTGCAATTCGTCGATCTCGCCCTGGATCTTGCCGCGATCGACGCCGGGCTGCGCGGCGGCGGTGACCTTGGCCTTGATTTCGGAGACGACATCAACCGTCGAATTGAGGGCGGTATACATCACATCCACGGTCGCGGCGCCGAGGCCGAGGGCGTCCTGGACGGCGCCGAGTGCCTTGTTGTCCGAGCGCATGGTGGTTGCAATCGACCAATAGGCGGCGTTGTCGGCGGCATCGGACACACGGTAACCGGTCGAGATCCGGTTCTGCGTGGTATCCATCTGTTTGTTGGTGCCCGACAGCGTCTGGAGGGCGGTCATTGCGGCGGAGTTGGTGAGAAGGCTAGACATGGTAAGTCCCTTTCAAGAAATGCAGAGCGAAGGGACATGCCGGGTTTTCACCGGTATGGCGGGAGCGGCGTCATGCCTTTGAGCCGGTCTTCATGCTGCGGCCCAACCCGTCATGGGAAAGAGATTGCCAGCCGAAGCTTGCGCGAAGCTTAAAAGTCGTCGCGCAATTCGACGGGTCGGTCGATTTCGCGCCCTTCGGCACGCGCCGGCGAGCGTATCACCTTGACGAGCAAGGCTTACGGGCAGGGGCCGGTCTCGAGGAACTCGATCGACGTCATCGTGCCCGCCAGCGCGAAATCGCCGAAATCCATCGTCAGATCGGTGGTGACCCCGTTCTCGTGCAGATCGAAACCGGCCACATAGCCCGGCATACCATCGCCAGCTTCGCCGCGATCGAAATAGCTCAGGGTGACGCGCCAGCGCTGGGTCCGGGTGAGCCGGGAAAATGCGCTGCCCTCATCGGGGCCGAGCGGGGCGCCGATCACGGCGAGGGTGTCGTGAATGTCGTCGCCTTCATCGCCACCGTCGAACAATGCTGATTCGAGGATCGCCTCACCGCCTTGCGCGGCATCGAGGATCGCGATGATGTGCTGCGCTGGGAAGGCGGGCGCCTCCGCATGCATGACCTCGTCGCTGCGCGGCTCCTCGAGCAGGATCCGCAGCCCGCCATCGATGATTTCCGCCTCGCCCTGCGTGCGCATCGTCGGCATGCCGTCGAGCAGGGTGCGGGTGTGGAAGCTGAACGCGCCCGCCTCGCCATCCTCGAAGGTCGTGACGTTGGTGTCGAGGGTCATCGCGCCGGCCTCGCCGATCAGCGTGGTAAGCTGGCGCACATTCGTGGTGTAGCCCTCGCAGGCGCTGCCGACGAATTCATAGACGATCCGCCCCTCGGCATCGATCACGTCGCCGCCACCGCGCAGGAGGCTCAGATCATAAACCGCCCGGTGCGAGGCGAGGGCGACAGCCTCCTGCGGCGCCGACCAGGCTCCCGAGGGGGCGACAAGCGCGCCGCCGAGCATTGCGGCGGCGATTGCGATCCGGGCGGAGCGCGAGAGCAGGGGGGATGACCCGCGTGACGGCAGGGAAACGGACATGCGCAAACAACCTTCGATTCGACGCGCCGACTGTAAGCGGCGTGCGGGTGCGGCGCAAACACCATCGTATCGCGCAGCGCTTTCTCCTCTCTTGCTCTGCCCTCTTGCTCTCGCGCCCGCGATCCGCCACAAGCGCAGATCAGGCGGGACGCTGTTCCGCAGCGGAGAGCCAGAGCAACGGGAGCGCATCATGAGCAACGCCACGCAGGGCCGGATCGAGGCCCGACTCGCCGAAATCGGCATCAGCCTGCCTACACCCGCCGCACCGGTCGCGAATTACGTGCCCTTCGTGCGCAGCGGCAATCTGGTGATCATTTCCGGCCAGATCTGCCTGGGCCCCGACGGCAAGATCGCGCCTGCGCATCAGGGCAAGCTCGGCGATGTCGTGGACGAGACCGCCGGACGCGCGGCGGCGCGGGCCTGCGCGATCAATCTGCTGGCGCAGCTGCGCGCCGCGATCGGCGATCTCGACGCGGTGACCCGCGTCGTGCGCCTTGGCGGCTTCATCAATTGCGTGCCCGATTACGGCGCGGTCGCCCAGGTCATGAACGGCGCCTCGGATCTGATGGTTGAGGCCTTCGGCGATGTCGGGCGCCATGCCCGCTCCACCATCGGCGTCGCGCAACTGCCGCTTGATGCCGCCGTCGAGGTCGAGGGCATGTTCGAGGTGCGCTGAGCGCCGCCATCCGGGGAGACAATCATGACATCCAAGCTCGAGCGCCTGCGCGAGATGACCGTGGTCGTGGCCGATACCGGCGACATCGCGGCGGTGCGCCGCCTGAACCCGCAGGATTGCACCACCAATCCGACACTGCTTCTGAAAGCCGCCGGCGATCCCGCCTCCGCGCCGCTGGTCGACGAGGCGATCGCCTGGGGACGGAGCCTGTCGGGGCCGATCGAGGCGCGGGCAGAAGCGGTCTGCGACCGGCTGGCCGTCTCCTTCGGCGCGGAGCTCGCCGGGATCGTGCCGGGCCGGGTCTCGACGGAGGTCGATGCCGATCTCTCCTTCGACACGCAGGCCACGCTCGCCAAGGCCCGCGCCATCATTGCCGCCTATGAGGCGCGCGGCATCGGACGCGAGCGCATCCTGATCAAGATCGCCGCGACCTGGGAGGGCATCCGCGCTGCCGAGATCCTCCAGAAGGAGGGAATCGACTGCAATCTCACGCTGCTCTTCTCGCTGGTCCAGGCGGTGGCCTGCGCCGATGCAGGCGTCTTCCTGATCTCGCCCTTCGTCGGGCGTATTCTCGACTGGCACAAGGCGCGCGGCGGCGGGCCCTATACGCCCGATGACGATCCCGGTGTGGTCTCGGTGCGGGCCATCTACGCCTATTACAAGGCGCATGGCATCGACACGGTGGTGATGGGCGCCTCCT
Protein-coding regions in this window:
- a CDS encoding EipB family protein encodes the protein MSVSLPSRGSSPLLSRSARIAIAAAMLGGALVAPSGAWSAPQEAVALASHRAVYDLSLLRGGGDVIDAEGRIVYEFVGSACEGYTTNVRQLTTLIGEAGAMTLDTNVTTFEDGEAGAFSFHTRTLLDGMPTMRTQGEAEIIDGGLRILLEEPRSDEVMHAEAPAFPAQHIIAILDAAQGGEAILESALFDGGDEGDDIHDTLAVIGAPLGPDEGSAFSRLTRTQRWRVTLSYFDRGEAGDGMPGYVAGFDLHENGVTTDLTMDFGDFALAGTMTSIEFLETGPCP
- the tal gene encoding transaldolase, with amino-acid sequence MTSKLERLREMTVVVADTGDIAAVRRLNPQDCTTNPTLLLKAAGDPASAPLVDEAIAWGRSLSGPIEARAEAVCDRLAVSFGAELAGIVPGRVSTEVDADLSFDTQATLAKARAIIAAYEARGIGRERILIKIAATWEGIRAAEILQKEGIDCNLTLLFSLVQAVACADAGVFLISPFVGRILDWHKARGGGPYTPDDDPGVVSVRAIYAYYKAHGIDTVVMGASFRNAGEIEALAGCDRLTISPALLDELAADEGDLPRRLSPDTIAEAPARLALDEPHFRYLLNADAMATEKLAEGIRAFVKDLHALRALVTERLAG
- a CDS encoding flagellin N-terminal helical domain-containing protein is translated as MSSLLTNSAAMTALQTLSGTNKQMDTTQNRISTGYRVSDAADNAAYWSIATTMRSDNKALGAVQDALGLGAATVDVMYTALNSTVDVVSEIKAKVTAAAQPGVDRGKIQGEIDELQNQLQNIAASAVFNGENWLQFDSTDAGAAADREIVSSFTRTATGAVSLETTTVEITGTQLVDTGGANAGILDEDRSGTFTFAGASVTGTSLVDIDVNAAAADGDFSADMEVAVGLVDAVLSDITDAATNLGAIKNRIGLQQDFVSELKDSIDRGVGQLVDADMNAESTRLQALQTQQQLGIQALSIANGNSQNILSLFR
- a CDS encoding RidA family protein, which produces MSNATQGRIEARLAEIGISLPTPAAPVANYVPFVRSGNLVIISGQICLGPDGKIAPAHQGKLGDVVDETAGRAAARACAINLLAQLRAAIGDLDAVTRVVRLGGFINCVPDYGAVAQVMNGASDLMVEAFGDVGRHARSTIGVAQLPLDAAVEVEGMFEVR